Proteins co-encoded in one Halorussus sp. MSC15.2 genomic window:
- a CDS encoding F0F1 ATP synthase subunit C, with protein sequence MLEIAPAFVDAVLLAQETGAAAGPTITKNGMAALAVGLAAIGAGYAERGIGSAAIGAIAEDESLFGTGLIMTVLPETLVILALVTFFVG encoded by the coding sequence ATGCTCGAAATTGCACCTGCATTCGTCGACGCGGTATTGCTTGCACAGGAAACCGGTGCCGCTGCCGGCCCGACCATCACCAAAAACGGTATGGCCGCCCTCGCCGTCGGTCTCGCGGCCATCGGTGCTGGATACGCCGAGCGCGGTATCGGTAGCGCGGCCATCGGTGCCATCGCGGAGGACGAGAGTCTCTTCGGTACGGGCCTCATCATGACGGTCCTTCCCGAGACGCTCGTTATTCTGGCGCTGGTCACGTTCTTCGTCGGTTAA
- a CDS encoding V-type ATP synthase subunit F → MSQEIAVVGSPEFTTGFRLAGVRKFENVPDDDKQSELDDAVTRVLDDDDVGIVVMHDEDLDYLSRQVRQEVETSVEPTMVSIGGGAGSGGLRDKIKRAIGIDLMDEDEQGDNE, encoded by the coding sequence ATGAGCCAGGAAATCGCAGTCGTCGGCAGTCCCGAGTTCACTACGGGGTTCCGTCTCGCTGGCGTCCGGAAGTTCGAGAACGTCCCGGACGACGACAAGCAGTCGGAACTCGACGATGCGGTGACTCGCGTTCTCGACGACGACGACGTCGGCATCGTCGTGATGCACGACGAGGACCTCGACTACCTGTCCCGGCAGGTCCGACAGGAGGTCGAGACGAGCGTCGAACCGACGATGGTCTCCATCGGCGGCGGCGCGGGGAGCGGCGGACTGCGCGACAAAATCAAGCGTGCAATCGGAATCGACCTTATGGACGAAGACGAACAAGGTGACAACGAATGA
- a CDS encoding ATP synthase subunit A, translated as MSQATESDTVREDGVIESVSGPVVTATDLDARMNDVVYVGEEGLMGEVIEIEGNLTTIQVYEETSNVAPGEPVENTGEPLSVDLGPGMLDSIYDGVQRPLTVLEEKMGAFLDRGVDAPGIDLEKTWEFTPEVAPGDHVEPGDILGIVPETESIDHKVMVPPDSEGGEVVTVESGDHNVEETIVELDTGEEISMRQEWPVREARPAADKKTPRTPLVTGQRVQDGLFPLAKGGTAAIPGPFGSGKTVTQQQLAKWADADIVVYIGCGERGNEMTEVIDDFPNLEDPVTGKPLMSRTCLIANTSNMPVAARESCVYTGITIAEFYRDMGYDVALMADSTSRWAEAMREISSRLEEMPGEEGYPAYLAARLSEFYERAGYFDNINDTEGSVTVVGAVSPPGGDFSEPVTQNTLRIVKTFWALDADLAERRHFPSINWNESYSLYKEQLDPWFEDNVAEDWPEQRQWAVDVLDEEDELQEIVQLVGKDALPEDQQLTLDVARYIREAFLQQNALHDVDTNCPPEKSYLIMGAIRTYNDEAFDALDAGVPVDEITDIDAAPRLNRIATTPDDEADEFVADLEDDIKEQLRDLY; from the coding sequence ATGAGCCAAGCAACTGAATCCGACACCGTTCGAGAGGACGGCGTCATCGAGAGCGTAAGTGGACCGGTCGTGACCGCCACTGACCTCGACGCCCGGATGAACGACGTGGTGTACGTCGGCGAGGAAGGGCTGATGGGTGAGGTCATCGAAATCGAAGGGAACCTGACGACGATTCAGGTCTACGAGGAGACCTCGAACGTCGCACCGGGCGAACCGGTCGAGAACACCGGCGAACCCCTGTCCGTGGACCTCGGTCCCGGCATGCTGGACTCCATCTACGACGGCGTTCAGCGCCCGCTGACGGTGCTCGAAGAGAAGATGGGCGCGTTCCTCGACCGCGGTGTGGACGCCCCCGGTATCGACCTCGAAAAGACGTGGGAGTTCACGCCCGAGGTCGCACCCGGCGACCACGTCGAACCCGGCGACATCCTCGGCATCGTGCCCGAGACCGAGAGCATCGACCACAAAGTGATGGTCCCGCCCGACTCCGAGGGCGGCGAAGTCGTCACCGTCGAGAGCGGCGACCACAACGTCGAGGAGACCATCGTCGAACTCGACACCGGCGAAGAAATCTCGATGCGTCAGGAGTGGCCGGTCCGCGAGGCCCGACCTGCCGCCGACAAGAAGACGCCCCGAACCCCGCTCGTCACGGGGCAGCGCGTGCAGGACGGTCTCTTCCCGCTGGCGAAAGGTGGCACTGCGGCGATTCCGGGTCCGTTCGGCTCCGGGAAGACCGTCACCCAGCAGCAGCTTGCGAAGTGGGCAGACGCCGACATCGTCGTTTACATCGGCTGTGGTGAGCGCGGTAACGAGATGACCGAAGTCATCGACGACTTCCCGAACCTCGAAGACCCCGTCACCGGGAAGCCGCTGATGTCCCGAACCTGCCTCATCGCCAACACGTCGAACATGCCCGTCGCGGCGCGCGAATCCTGCGTGTACACGGGCATCACTATCGCGGAGTTCTACCGCGACATGGGGTACGACGTGGCGCTGATGGCCGACTCCACCTCGCGGTGGGCCGAGGCGATGCGCGAGATTTCGTCGCGCCTCGAAGAGATGCCCGGCGAAGAGGGCTACCCCGCCTACCTCGCCGCGCGCCTCTCGGAGTTCTACGAGCGCGCCGGTTACTTCGACAACATCAACGACACCGAAGGCTCGGTGACCGTGGTCGGCGCAGTCTCGCCGCCGGGCGGCGACTTCTCGGAACCCGTCACCCAGAACACCCTGCGTATCGTCAAGACCTTCTGGGCACTCGACGCGGACCTCGCCGAGCGCCGTCACTTCCCCTCGATTAACTGGAACGAGTCGTACTCGCTGTACAAGGAACAGCTCGACCCGTGGTTCGAGGACAACGTCGCCGAGGACTGGCCCGAGCAGCGCCAGTGGGCCGTGGACGTGCTCGACGAGGAGGACGAACTGCAGGAGATTGTCCAGCTCGTCGGTAAGGACGCCCTGCCGGAGGACCAGCAGCTCACGCTCGACGTCGCGCGGTACATCCGCGAGGCGTTCCTCCAGCAGAACGCGCTCCACGACGTGGACACCAACTGTCCGCCGGAGAAGTCCTACCTCATCATGGGTGCAATCCGGACGTACAACGACGAGGCGTTCGACGCGCTCGACGCCGGCGTTCCGGTGGACGAGATTACGGACATCGACGCCGCACCGCGGCTGAACCGCATCGCGACGACTCCCGACGACGAGGCCGACGAGTTCGTCGCCGACCTCGAAGACGACATCAAAGAACAGCTCCGAGACCTCTACTAA
- a CDS encoding V-type ATP synthase subunit C — MSVEKKNGTSNYEYVTARVQARRAALFDDEDYRKLVRMGPGEIARYMEETEYETEVNALGSKYSGVDLIEHALNRNLGKHFNDLLRWADGQLYEFIARYLRKFDAWNIKTVIRGIYSDSDSEAIEEDLIYAGELDRRFLDRLTEAGSIEDVVEMLDRTRYGDALADAYADYEETGVLIPLENAVDRTYYEGLIGGVTQTDNRATQLYVEFLQAEIDFRNARNALRIARSGADLDPADYFIEGGELFRASELSQLSADVGELVTFIRDSTYGDDLSAALDELERADSLIGFEHALDAALLEYSDHLSHVFPLSICPVLAYVLAKEREVDNIRAIARGREAGLSEDEIENELVML, encoded by the coding sequence ATGAGCGTAGAAAAGAAGAACGGAACCTCGAACTACGAATACGTCACTGCTCGGGTACAGGCCCGGCGAGCGGCGCTGTTCGACGACGAGGACTACCGGAAACTCGTTCGGATGGGTCCCGGTGAAATCGCTCGTTACATGGAGGAGACCGAGTACGAAACCGAAGTCAACGCGCTCGGCTCCAAGTACAGCGGCGTAGACCTCATCGAACACGCGCTCAATCGCAACCTCGGCAAGCACTTCAACGACCTGCTCCGGTGGGCGGACGGTCAGTTGTACGAGTTCATCGCTCGATACCTCCGGAAGTTCGACGCGTGGAACATCAAGACGGTTATTCGGGGTATCTACTCCGACTCCGACAGCGAAGCTATCGAGGAGGACCTGATTTACGCGGGTGAACTCGACCGGCGGTTCCTCGACCGGCTCACCGAAGCCGGTTCCATCGAGGACGTCGTGGAGATGCTCGACCGTACGCGCTACGGCGATGCGCTGGCCGACGCGTACGCCGACTACGAGGAGACCGGCGTGCTGATTCCCCTGGAGAACGCGGTCGACCGCACGTACTACGAAGGTCTCATCGGCGGAGTGACCCAGACGGACAACCGTGCGACCCAGTTGTACGTCGAGTTCCTGCAGGCCGAAATCGACTTCCGGAACGCACGCAACGCGCTCCGAATCGCGCGAAGCGGTGCGGACCTCGACCCCGCCGACTACTTTATCGAGGGCGGAGAGCTGTTCCGCGCGTCGGAACTCTCTCAGCTCTCGGCCGACGTGGGCGAACTCGTCACGTTCATCCGTGACAGCACGTACGGCGACGACCTCTCGGCGGCGCTCGACGAACTGGAGCGAGCCGACAGCCTCATCGGTTTCGAGCACGCTCTAGATGCTGCACTCTTGGAGTACTCGGACCACCTCTCGCACGTCTTCCCGCTGTCGATTTGTCCGGTACTGGCCTACGTGCTGGCGAAGGAGCGCGAAGTGGACAACATCCGTGCCATCGCTCGCGGCCGCGAGGCCGGACTGAGCGAGGACGAGATAGAAAACGAACTGGTGATGCTATGA
- a CDS encoding V-type ATP synthase subunit E: protein MSLDTVVEDIRNEARERAKEIRSEGDERADEIVSEAESDAEEILAEQERETEQTIAQEREQKLSSAKLEAKQKRLEARRDVLQDVRATVEDRIATLEGDEREELTRELLDAASEEFDEGDTVHVYGKPGDDELLTDIVTDYDGYEYAGEYDCLGGVVVESEQSRLRVNNTFDSVLEDVWEDNLQDISKRLFEQ, encoded by the coding sequence ATGAGCTTGGACACGGTAGTTGAGGATATTCGAAACGAAGCCCGCGAGCGCGCGAAGGAGATTCGTTCGGAAGGCGATGAGCGCGCAGACGAAATCGTCTCCGAGGCCGAGAGCGATGCCGAGGAGATTCTCGCGGAGCAAGAACGGGAAACCGAGCAGACAATCGCCCAAGAGCGCGAGCAGAAGCTCTCCAGCGCCAAACTGGAAGCCAAGCAGAAGCGCCTCGAAGCCCGACGTGACGTGCTGCAGGACGTTCGAGCGACGGTCGAAGACCGTATCGCTACCCTCGAAGGCGACGAACGCGAAGAACTGACCCGGGAACTGCTGGACGCTGCCAGCGAGGAGTTCGACGAGGGCGACACCGTCCACGTTTACGGCAAGCCCGGAGACGACGAGTTGCTCACCGACATCGTGACCGATTACGACGGCTACGAGTACGCCGGAGAGTACGACTGCCTCGGCGGCGTCGTGGTCGAGAGCGAGCAGTCTCGACTGCGCGTGAACAACACGTTCGATTCGGTGCTGGAGGACGTCTGGGAGGACAACCTTCAGGACATCAGTAAACGTCTCTTCGAGCAATGA